One Maniola jurtina chromosome 24, ilManJurt1.1, whole genome shotgun sequence DNA window includes the following coding sequences:
- the LOC123877860 gene encoding dedicator of cytokinesis protein 1 isoform X5: MTVWRKLDNEDCYAVAVYNFNSNKPFHLPLAVGELVHLERETAQWYWGSSLRRDASGAFPKRYVTIRDCNVDRCGETVVASAGGGGVVHDIAVTLREWLQHWKLLYLTNDERFKFMEVSMRALLELRAQAASGALPQDLLRRVARTAVFTIDKGNRTLGMELAVRTVSGQLVDPLTTSTFRLNALHDDANSRIDKNMETTPTSRPTSQTPTVRTYTVVVNIKNFVCRLNDTAELSLALHDSGGNKLTESVLLKWPPGHLGAAELFTAPSTVFTDLGSDIKKEKIFLVCHVVRLGSMDAQNVDHRRSTMSPSTPLASSTCMRRPFGVACADITQYLAADNSDKEIQLPFYACEKENMDSLLKKVITNRELKDQKQSQGLWVFLQMVEGDLKQIRQENPHIVVGNTAFARKMGFPEVILPGDARNDLYVTLCSGSFSKGGGKTSERNIELVARVVDKNGHTVPGVISVGAGVPLVSEYTSVVYYHDDRPRWQEVFKVCLNIDEFKEAHIVFLFRHRSSNEAKDRAEKHFALSYLRLMQKEGTTTPDTQHNLAVYKIDYKRATGNVDVDTEAAAACLGLPSRRDELPAGCDRGLTRGPLALLHRDSLLVATRLCSTKLTQREEILGVLKWSTHHAEDTLREALMRLQRVPNDELVKFLQDILDALFSILTQIDEEEQERSERSYAVLVLDCLLQVIALVADHKYQHFQPVLAVYVERSFCDALAYEKLISIMVWTIRSAEQGEVASKRLLQCMKCLESLARVLVRSRQLRAALGSRATAVSRSSMENGIEEPAYCPQLQNLLEALVWLMRCGDHALTCQGSALKYLPHAVPHMIKIYPDTQLSEYIVWALEALPLGRLSNQRLHALLELVRGPLGAAAAPRARLLPHLASTLRALLRAPNEVELCVETLGEVVSLLARDDVGAVEADRGELARSLLPTVLRIAATMMRDRSKEDTTANDDPLLRKLICVLLDMVRQMSEAQYAVVTRALDAEGAGRSNSLVSDALALMLALLQRPVFRPHWADMLHLQHHVMLHALRLLASTLRDNLCSLDEADADGLTTVHGILQEWFGVLGAVAASPAIQLEALPAARRQRAVTLYGDIRRSAAALLAEMWFNLESHKRYFIGPLVGPFLEVSFLRDEEVRNTTIPLFFDMMQTEYKYTAEIGEGNLRSFENELIDKLDVLAEAGRGDAAWRARFVSLCGALCAAHESLRDIGTDLVAAAARQLDALLQYRAAPTHHRMYLITSVLRFYEEIERPHMYIRYVHRLAAMHRASQHWAEAGLTLQLHAKLLDWSETPLPPRLRHPAAPLDHHTHLELKISLYEEVARLLDSGHQWELAVEVVKELVQVYERRGMGYEALAELHEQLARLYRAPLRETRLRHSYFRVRYLGRGFPQHLRHPKWCGQGFVHRGNECDMLHSFKERMLDEWPEAEVLLKLDEPGEDITDSDGQYLQINAVTPVMAERWRWLLSKPVDDRMLRYYEQNNVSKFVYSRPFHRAEDSIITSDSKDDVSGANEFATRWLDRTELEISDTLPGILRWFPIVSSRSYPVCPLEVAVETMARTNTDLKTIILEARPPSAPLHPLTLKLQGILDSAVQGGLVNYELAFLTPEYEARHPEHAALLQQLRDHIADQVPLLKFGLEVLVARSKQASLNAHLTACFRQMQQHVHQRYGKRMGDFETESIPEVQLRANLRKSTDTEASALSNNRISDISTGNESTPNKTKFVSAKINSALSNWARNSTSGTLPPKKRGRKSDVSLQSSASQWYTSANGAGLPVHVNSLNTLNNLNSLNSAINSIMTGVSSAGLNNNGALCSVLDSPSSSPLRELRQELVTERPLRAEAERRLSQRASFITSSEPPSNRDSLGTTDSNQEDEEPPPLPQKQSHRGADPDADNNNAEPAPTPTPTPAPTPTPARYNYDLVVSPRNSYLYQSRRRNTRDALPPGAERAPTPPPKKRNQNNV, from the exons CTGTATATAACTTCAACTCAAATAAACCGTTCCACTTGCCGCTGGCAGTCGGGGAGCTGGTGCACCTGGAGAGGGAGACGGCGCAGTGGTACTGGGGCAGCAGTCTGCGCAGGGACGCGAGCGGCGCCTTCCCCAAGCGATACGTCACCATACGCGACTGCAATGTGGACAG GTGCGGGGAGACGGTGGTGGCgtcggcgggcggcggcggcgtggTGCACGACATAGCCGTCACGCTGCGGGAGTGGCTGCAGCACTGGAAGCTGCTGTACTTG ACAAATGACGAGCGGTTCAAGTTCATGGAGGTGAGCATGCGCGCTCTGTTGGAGCTGCGCGCGCAGGCCGCATCGGGCGCGCTGCCGCAGGACCTGCTGCGCCGCGTCGCGCGCACCGCCGTCTTCACCATAGACAAAGGAAACAG AACGCTGGGCATGGAGCTGGCGGTGCGCACCGTGAGCGGGCAGCTGGTGGACCCGCTCACCACGTCCACGTTCCGCCTCAACGCGCTACATGACGACGCCAACTCCAGGATCGACAAGAACATG GAGACGACGCCCACCAGTCGGCCGACGAGTCAAACGCCCACTGTGCGCACGTACACCGTCGTAGTTAACATCAAGAACTTCGTGTGCCGCCTGAACGACACGGCGGAGCTGTCGCTCGCGCTGCACGACTCCGGCGGCAACAAGCTGACTGAGAGTGTGCTGCTGAAGTGGCCGCCCGGTCACCTGGGCGCGGCCGAACTCTTCACCGCGCCCTCCACCGTATTCACT GATCTAGGCAGTGACATAAAGAAAGAGAAGATCTTCCTAGTGTGCCATGTCGTCAGACTAGGATCTATGGATGCGCAGAATGTGGATCACAG ACGCAGCACGATGAGCCCCAGCACGCCGCTGGCGAGCTCGACGTGCATGCGGCGGCCGTTCGGCGTGGCGTGCGCCGACATCACGCAGTACCTGGCGGCCGACAACTCCGACAAGGAGATCCAGCTGCCCTTCTACGC ATGTGAAAAAGAGAATATGGATTCTCTCCTCAAGAAGGTGATCACGAACCGCGAGCTGAAGGACCAGAAGCAGTCGCAGGGGCTGTGGGTGTTCCTGCAAATGGTGGAGGGAGACTTGAAACAG ATAAGACAAGAAAACCCTCACATAGTGGTGGGGAACACAGCATTTGCGCGCAAAATGGGTTTCCCCGAGGTCATCCTGCCCGGCGACGCGCGCAACGACCTCTACGTGACCCTCTGCAGCGGGTCCTTCTCCAAGGGCGGAGGGAAGACTTCCGAGAGGAACATCGAGCTGGTGGCGCGCGTCGTGGACAAGAATGGACACACGGTGCCG GGCGTGATCTCGGTGGGCGCGGGCGTGCCGCTGGTGAGCGAGTACACGTCCGTCGTGTACTACCACGACGACCGGCCGCGCTGGCAGGAAGTCTTCAAG GTGTGTCTCAACATCGACGAGTTCAAGGAGGCGCACATCGTGTTCCTGTTCCGTCACCGCAGCTCCAACGAGGCGAAGGACCGCGCGGAGAAGCACTTCGCGCTGTCGTACCTGCGGCTCATGCAGAAGGAGGGCACCACCACGCCCGACACGCAGCACAACCTCGCCGTGTACAAG ATCGACTACAAGCGCGCTACGGGTAACGTGGACGTGGACACGGAGGCCGCGGCGGCGTGCCTGGGCCTGCCGTCGCGGCGCGACGAGCTGCCCGCCGGCTGCGACCGCGGCCTCACCCGGGGCCCGCTCGCGCTGCTGCATCGGGACTCCTTGCTTGTCGCCACTAGGCTGTGCTCCACCAAACTCACTCAGAGAG AGGAGATCCTGGGCGTACTAAAGTGGAGTACCCACCACGCCGAAGACACTCTACGGGAAGCGCTGATGCGGCTGCAGCGCGTGCCCAACGACGAGCTGGTCAAGTTCCTGCAGGACATACTCGACGCGCTCTTCAGCATACTCACACAG ATCGACGAAGAGGAGCAAGAGAGGAGCGAGCGCAGCTACGCCGTGCTGGTGCTGGACTGCCTGCTGCAGGTGATCGCGCTGGTGGCCGACCACAAGTACCAGCACTTCCAGCCCGTGCTGGCCGTCTACGTCGAGCGCAGCTTCTGCGACGCGCTAGCTTATGA aaaactaatatctatcatGGTGTGGACGATCCGCTCGGCAGAGCAGGGCGAGGTGGCGTCCAAGCGCCTGCTGCAGTGCATGAAGTGCCTGGAGAGTCTCGCCAGAGTGCTGGTGCGCTCGCGCCAGCTGCGCGCCGCGCTCGGCTCCCGCGCGACGGCCGTATCCCGCAGCAGCATGGAGAACGGCATAGAGGAGCCTGCCTACTGCCCGCAGCTGCAG AATCTCCTGGAAGCGCTGGTGTGGCTGATGCGCTGCGGCGACCACGCGCTCACGTGCCAGGGCTCCGCGCTCAAGTACCTGCCGCACGCCGTGCCGCACATGATCAAGATATACCCCGACACGCAGCTCAG CGAGTACATAGTGTGGGCGCTGGAGGCGCTGCCGCTGGGCCGGCTGTCCAACCAGCGCCTGCACGCGCTGCTGGAGCTGGTGCGCGGGCCGCtgggcgccgccgccgcgccgcgcgcgcgcCTGCTGCCGCACCTCGCCTCCACGCTGCGCGCGCTGCTGCGGGCGCCCAACGAG GTGGAGCTGTGCGTGGAGACGCTGGGCGAGGTGGTGTCGCTGCTGGCGCGGGACGACGTGGGCGCCGTGGAGGCGGACCGCGGCGAGCTGGCGCGCTCGCTGCTGCCCACCGTGCTGCGCATCGCCGCCACCATGATGCGCGACCGCAGCAAGGAGGACACCACCGCCAACGATGACCCCTTGCTG CGCAAGCTGATCTGCGTGCTGCTGGACATGGTGCGGCAGATGTCGGAGGCGCAGTACGCGGTGGTGACGCGCGCGCTGGACGCGGAGGGCGCGGGCCGCTCCAACTCGCTGGTGAGCGACGCGCTGGCGCTCATGCTGGCGCTGCTGCAGCGCCCCGTGTTCCGCCCGCACTGGGCCGATATGCTGCATCTGCAGCACCACGTCATGCTGCATGCCTTGAG GTTGCTGGCGTCGACGCTCCGCGACAACCTGTGCTCGCTGGACGAGGCGGACGCGGACGGGCTCACCACCGTGCACGGCATCCTGCAGGAGTGGTTCGGCGTGCTGGGCGCCGTGGCCGCGTCGCCAGCCATCCAGCTGGAGGCGCTGCCGGCCGCGCGGCGCCAGCGGGCCGTCACGCTGTACGGCGATATAAGGAGAAGCGCTGCTGCTCTTCTGGCTGAGATGTGGTTCAACTTGG AGAGCCACAAGCGCTACTTCATCGGTCCGCTGGTGGGGCCGTTCCTCGAGGTGTCGTTCCTGCGCGACGAGGAAGTGAGGAACACAACCATTCCGCTGTTCTTTGACATGATGCAGACCGAGTACAAGTACACCGCCGAAATCG GCGAGGGCAACCTGCGCTCGTTCGAGAACGAGCTGATAGACAAGTTGGACGTGCTGGCGGAGGCAGGGCGCGGCGACGCGGCATGGCGCGCGCGCTTCGTCTCGCTCTGCGGCGCGCTGTGCGCTGCGCACGAGTCGCTGAG GGACATAGGCACGGACctggtggcggcggcggcgcggcagCTGGACGCGCTGCTGCAGTACCGCGCGGCGCCCACGCACCACCGCATGTACCTCATCACCAGCGTGCTGCGCTTCTACGAGGAGATCGAGCGCCCGCACATGTACATACG CTACGTGCACCGCCTGGCGGCCATGCACCGCGCGTCGCAGCACTGGGCCGAGGCGGGGCTGACGCTGCAGCTGCACGCCAAGCTGCTGGACTGGAGCGAGACGCCCCTGCCGCCGCGCCTGCGCCACCCCGCCGCGCCGCTCGACCATCACACACATCTGGAACTGAAG ATTTCGCTGTACGAGGAGGTAGCTCGGCTGCTGGACTCGGGGCACCAGTGGGAGCTGGCGGTGGAGGTGGTGAAGGAGCTAGTGCAGGTGTACGAGCGGCGCGGGATGGGCTACGAAGCGCTGGCCGAGCTGCACGAGCAGCTGGCGAGGCTGTACCGCGCGCCGCTGCGGGAGACCCGGCTGAGGCACTCCTACTTCCGCGTGCGCTACCTCGGCAGAGGCTTCCCTCAGCACCTCAGGCATCCCAAG TGGTGTGGTCAGGGGTTCGTGCACCGCGGCAACGAGTGCGACATGCTGCACAGCTTCAAGGAGCGCATGCTGGACGAGTGGCCCGAGGCCGAGGTGCTGCTGAAGCTGGACGAGCCGGGGGAGGACATCACCGACTCCGACGGACAGT ACTTGCAAATCAACGCGGTGACGCCGGTGATGGCGGAGCGCTGGCGCTGGCTGCTCAGCAAGCCGGTGGACGACCGCATGCTGCGCTACTACGAGCAGAACAACGTCAGCAAGTTCGTGTACTCCCGCCCCTTCCACAGAGCCG AGGACTCCATAATCACCAGCGACTCCAAAGACGACGTGTCCGGAGCGAACGAGTTCGCGACGCGCTGGCTCGACAGAACAGAGTTGGAGATTAGCGACACTTTGCCTG GTATCCTCCGATGGTTCCCGATAGTCTCCAGCCGGAGCTACCCGGTTTGTCCGCTGGAGGTGGCCGTGGAGACCATGGCGCGAACCAACACTGACCTGAAGACCATAATCCTGGAGGCGCGGCCGCCCAGCGCGCCGCTGCACCCTCTAACCCTGAAGCTGCAAG GGATCCTGGACTCGGCGGTGCAAGGCGGGCTGGTGAACTACGAGCTCGCGTTCCTGACGCCGGAGTACGAGGCGCGGCACCCCGAGCACGCGGCGCTGCTGCAGCAGCTGCGCGACCACATCGCCGACCAAGTGCCGCTGCTCAAGTTCG GTCTGGAGGTGCTGGTGGCGCGCTCGAAGCAAGCGTCGCTCAACGCGCACCTCACGGCGTGCTTCCGCCAGATGCAGCAGCACGTGCACCAGCGATATGGGAAACGG ATGGGCGACTTCGAGACGGAGTCCATCCCGGAGGTGCAGCTGCGCGCCAACCTGCGCAAGAGCACCGACACCGAGGCCAGCGCGCTCAGCAACAACCGCATCTCCGACATCTCCACCGGCAACGA ATCCACTCCGAACAAGACGAAATTCGTCAGTGCTAAAATTAATTCAGCTTTAAGCAATTGGGCCAG GAACAGCACTAGCGGCACCTTACCGCCGAAGAAGCGCGGCAGAAAG AGCGATGTGAGTTTACAGTCCAGCGCGAGCCAGTGGTACACGTCCGCCAACGGCGCCGGCCTGCCCGTGCACGTCAACAGCCTCAACACGCTCAACAACCTCAACAGCCTCAACAGCGCCATCAACAGCATCATGACGGGGGTCAGCAGCGCCGGCCTCAACAACAACGGCGCTCTGTGTAGCGTGCTGGACTCGCCTTCGTCTTCCCCTCTCCGGGAGCTGAGGCAGGAG CTGGTGACGGAGCGGCCGCTGCGCGCGGAGGCCGAGCGGCGCCTCTCGCAGCGCGCCAGCTTCATCACTTCCTCGGAGCCGCCCTCCAACAGAGACTCGTTAG GAACGACGGATTCCAATCAGGAGGACGAGGAGCCGCCGCCGCTGCCGCAGAAGCAGTCCCACCGCGGCGCCGACCCCGACGCCGACAACAACAACGCGGAGCCCGCGCCCACGCCCACGCCCACGCCCGCGCCCACGCCCACGCCCGCGCGCTACAACTACGACCTGGTGGTGTCGCCGCGCAACTCCTACCTCTACCAGTCGCGGCGCCGCAACACGCGCGACGCGCTGCCGCCCGGCGCCGAGAGGGCGCCCACCCCGCCGCCCAAGAAGCGCAACCAGAACAACGTCTAG